In one window of Posidoniimonas corsicana DNA:
- the gnd gene encoding decarboxylating NADP(+)-dependent phosphogluconate dehydrogenase produces MSELCDFGLIGLAVMGENLALNVESRGNKVAVYNRTTSVVDDFINGRAKGKQFVGCHSLEELVKNLARPRKVMMMVKAGPAVDAVIDSLKPLLEPGDIIIDGGNTYYADTERRTKEVEEAGFLYSGTGVSGGEEGALKGPSMMPGGSPDSWPHLKPIFQAIAAKVGPNNDIPCCEWVGPRGAGHYVKMVHNGIEYGDMQLICEAYSMLKEGLGLTNDELYDVFAEWNTGDLDSYLIEITRDIFSVKDPETGQFMVDLVLDRAGAKGTGKWMSQLALDLGVPSTLVTEAVYARGLSARKDERVKAAKVLQGPSPKYDGDRKQFIEQVRQALYASKIVSYAQGFVQLQAAAAEHDWPLNYGECAMLWRGGCIIRAVFLDRIKEAFDKNPNLENLLLDFYFAGAVDKCQDAWRHVVSQAALLGIPVPAFYTALAYYDGFRREILPANLLQSQRDYFGAHTYERTDKPRGEMFHTEWLDLRKEPS; encoded by the coding sequence GTGTCTGAGCTTTGCGATTTTGGCCTGATCGGCCTCGCCGTGATGGGTGAAAACCTGGCCCTGAACGTCGAGAGCCGCGGCAACAAGGTTGCCGTCTACAACCGCACGACGAGCGTCGTGGACGACTTCATCAACGGCCGGGCCAAGGGCAAGCAGTTCGTCGGGTGCCACTCGCTGGAGGAGCTGGTCAAGAACCTGGCGCGGCCTCGCAAGGTGATGATGATGGTCAAGGCCGGCCCCGCGGTCGACGCGGTGATCGACTCGCTCAAGCCGCTCCTGGAGCCGGGCGACATCATCATCGACGGCGGCAACACCTACTACGCCGACACCGAGCGCCGCACCAAGGAGGTCGAGGAGGCAGGCTTCCTGTACTCCGGCACCGGCGTGTCCGGCGGCGAGGAGGGCGCATTGAAGGGCCCCAGCATGATGCCGGGCGGATCGCCCGACAGCTGGCCGCACCTCAAGCCGATCTTCCAGGCGATCGCCGCCAAGGTGGGCCCCAACAACGACATCCCGTGCTGCGAATGGGTCGGACCCCGCGGCGCCGGGCATTACGTGAAGATGGTGCACAACGGCATCGAGTACGGCGACATGCAGCTCATCTGCGAAGCCTACTCGATGCTCAAGGAGGGCCTGGGCCTCACCAACGACGAGCTGTACGACGTGTTCGCCGAGTGGAACACCGGCGACCTCGACAGCTACCTGATCGAGATCACCCGCGACATCTTCAGCGTCAAGGACCCCGAGACCGGCCAGTTCATGGTTGACCTGGTGCTGGACCGCGCCGGCGCCAAGGGCACCGGCAAGTGGATGAGCCAGCTGGCGCTCGACCTGGGCGTGCCCAGCACGCTGGTCACCGAGGCGGTCTACGCCCGCGGCCTGTCGGCCCGCAAGGACGAGCGCGTCAAGGCCGCCAAGGTGCTCCAGGGCCCCTCGCCCAAGTACGACGGCGACCGCAAGCAGTTCATCGAGCAGGTCCGCCAGGCGCTGTACGCGTCGAAGATCGTCAGCTACGCGCAGGGCTTCGTGCAGCTGCAGGCGGCCGCCGCCGAGCACGACTGGCCGCTCAACTACGGCGAGTGCGCCATGCTGTGGCGGGGCGGGTGCATCATCCGCGCCGTGTTCCTCGACCGCATCAAGGAGGCGTTCGACAAGAACCCGAACCTGGAGAACCTGCTGCTGGACTTCTACTTCGCTGGCGCGGTCGACAAGTGCCAGGACGCCTGGCGTCACGTGGTGTCGCAGGCCGCCCTGCTGGGCATCCCCGTGCCGGCGTTCTACACCGCTCTGGCCTACTACGACGGCTTCCGCCGCGAGATCCTGCCGGCCAACCTGCTGCAGAGCCAGCGGGACTACTTCGGCGCCCACACGTACGAGCGCACCGACAAGCCGCGGGGCGAGATGTTCCACACCGAGTGGCTGGACCTGCGTAAGGAGCCCTCCTAG
- a CDS encoding PQQ-binding-like beta-propeller repeat protein, translating to MPPLRTLSCLSIAALSLSILVVRAEADWPQWRGTNRDAHAPDGKWPTSLGEEHLQLSWRKELGPSYSGPIVVGDRVFTTETRGEKTEVASAYDRNTGEKLWELEWPGAMQVPFFAASNGSWIRATPACDGQTLSVVGMLDVLVAIDVESGEELWRVDFPAELSVEPPQFGAASSPLLHEGSLYAQMGHSIVKVDAQTGKTIWRIADKSGDAFSSPWIGSVAGEQLLVVQAREELLGIAPDSGQVRWSQPIQAYRGMNIMTPTVYEDQFFTSAHSGRSQLWQVTEGADPTLDERWSNSAQAYMSSPVVVGDYLYMHLKNERLQCVDLRTGEEAWRSRPEGKYQSLVVVGGNVLALRSDGELILFRATPEAFEVLDRRKVANDETWAHLAVCDGKIFVRELNALAVYDWK from the coding sequence ATGCCCCCTCTCCGGACGCTCTCCTGCCTCAGCATCGCGGCGCTCTCCCTGTCGATTCTGGTCGTCCGGGCCGAAGCCGACTGGCCGCAGTGGCGGGGCACGAACCGCGACGCGCACGCACCGGACGGCAAGTGGCCGACTTCACTCGGCGAGGAACACCTTCAGCTATCCTGGCGGAAAGAACTCGGTCCCAGCTACTCCGGACCGATTGTCGTGGGCGATCGTGTGTTCACCACCGAGACACGCGGCGAAAAAACCGAAGTTGCGTCGGCCTACGACCGCAACACCGGCGAGAAGCTGTGGGAGTTGGAGTGGCCCGGCGCGATGCAGGTCCCGTTCTTTGCCGCGTCCAACGGCAGCTGGATCCGTGCGACGCCAGCCTGCGACGGACAGACGCTCTCTGTCGTCGGCATGCTCGACGTGCTTGTGGCGATCGACGTTGAGTCCGGCGAGGAACTCTGGCGGGTCGACTTCCCTGCCGAGTTATCCGTTGAGCCGCCGCAGTTCGGCGCCGCGTCCTCGCCGCTACTGCACGAGGGATCCCTGTACGCACAGATGGGGCACAGCATCGTGAAGGTGGACGCGCAGACCGGCAAGACCATCTGGCGGATTGCCGACAAGTCGGGCGACGCGTTTAGCTCGCCGTGGATCGGCTCGGTAGCCGGCGAGCAGCTTCTCGTCGTGCAGGCGCGTGAGGAGTTGCTCGGCATCGCCCCCGACTCAGGCCAGGTGCGTTGGTCGCAGCCGATCCAGGCCTACCGCGGGATGAACATCATGACCCCCACCGTCTACGAAGATCAGTTCTTCACGAGCGCCCACTCGGGCCGGTCGCAGCTCTGGCAAGTCACAGAGGGCGCCGACCCTACCCTGGATGAGCGGTGGTCAAACAGCGCACAGGCGTACATGTCATCGCCCGTGGTGGTGGGCGACTACCTGTACATGCACTTGAAGAACGAGCGTCTGCAGTGTGTCGACCTCCGCACCGGAGAGGAGGCCTGGCGGAGCAGGCCCGAAGGGAAGTACCAAAGTCTCGTCGTGGTAGGCGGCAACGTGCTCGCGCTGCGGTCGGACGGCGAGCTGATCCTGTTCCGTGCGACCCCCGAAGCGTTCGAGGTGCTCGACCGCCGCAAGGTCGCCAACGACGAGACCTGGGCGCACCTAGCGGTGTGCGATGGCAAGATCTTCGTTCGCGAGCTCAACGCCTTGGCCGTCTACGACTGGAAGTAG
- a CDS encoding right-handed parallel beta-helix repeat-containing protein: MSPAVIALRPWFTAALITLSCGALVASATEPTFVELDGQLYGAQGDEVGPIGGGEGYTRTVTEGDRTATTLDELLATLQESKAGDVVFVPGDAQIDLTARIYIEKLVLKVPPGVTLASDRGADRDGKTSPGALFTSDALDTPVVIEPQGPGVRITGIRLRGPNTKRYLDHHARARELHGKDFREYYYKLPTSDGVVTKHDRLEVDNCEISGFAHAGVHLRAGVGHHVHHCSIHHCQYQGLGYGVCHDRASSLIERCLFDWNRHSIAGTGRPSCGYVARHNVELGESLSHCFDMHGGHDRGDGTNTAGTRIEIANNTFRSTRLPIKVRGVPEEACDVRHNWFVRHDSPSAAVSAEERTEVHDNAYGEPASLSANGG; this comes from the coding sequence GTGTCACCAGCCGTCATTGCCTTGCGCCCATGGTTCACCGCCGCGTTAATCACTTTGTCGTGCGGTGCGCTAGTCGCATCAGCCACCGAACCGACCTTCGTTGAGCTCGACGGGCAGCTCTACGGCGCCCAGGGCGACGAAGTCGGCCCGATCGGCGGCGGGGAGGGCTACACGCGGACCGTCACGGAGGGTGATCGCACGGCGACGACGCTCGACGAGCTGCTCGCCACCCTCCAGGAGTCGAAGGCGGGCGACGTGGTGTTCGTCCCCGGTGACGCCCAGATCGACCTCACAGCACGGATCTACATCGAGAAGCTCGTGCTCAAGGTCCCCCCCGGCGTCACGCTGGCCAGCGACCGCGGCGCCGACCGCGACGGCAAGACCTCGCCGGGCGCCCTCTTCACCAGCGACGCGCTCGACACGCCGGTCGTGATCGAGCCGCAGGGGCCGGGCGTGCGAATCACCGGCATCCGGCTGCGGGGGCCCAACACCAAGCGGTACCTGGACCACCACGCCCGGGCCCGCGAGCTGCACGGCAAGGACTTCCGCGAGTACTACTACAAGCTCCCCACGTCCGACGGCGTCGTCACGAAGCACGACCGCCTGGAGGTCGACAACTGCGAGATCAGCGGCTTCGCCCACGCGGGCGTGCACCTGCGGGCGGGCGTGGGGCACCATGTGCACCACTGCTCGATCCACCACTGCCAGTACCAGGGACTCGGCTACGGCGTGTGCCATGACCGCGCGTCGAGCCTGATCGAGCGGTGCCTGTTCGACTGGAACCGGCACTCCATCGCCGGCACCGGGCGGCCGTCCTGCGGCTACGTGGCCCGGCACAACGTTGAGCTCGGCGAGTCGCTCAGCCACTGCTTCGACATGCACGGCGGCCACGACCGGGGCGACGGCACCAACACCGCCGGCACGCGCATCGAGATCGCCAACAACACCTTCCGGTCCACCCGGCTGCCGATCAAGGTGCGGGGCGTGCCCGAGGAGGCCTGCGACGTGCGCCACAACTGGTTCGTCCGCCACGACTCGCCGTCGGCGGCGGTCTCGGCGGAGGAGCGGACCGAGGTGCACGACAACGCGTACGGGGAGCCGGCTAGCCTATCGGCCAACGGCGGCTAG